Proteins encoded in a region of the Orenia metallireducens genome:
- a CDS encoding LysM peptidoglycan-binding domain-containing protein: MKNKYGVVICLVISIFFSSSIIFASELPFEKYKEGLMSFENQDWAEADQYFDEIILEDLSYSEYLAKSLYLKTILLAAEIDRDVQLQKVFASGEKAVSFKDKELKKKLKNKTNDYELSAKRKVDTLIGLANYLLANLPPLNMEIDFINNRWDYNPEWLNTIKKGKMIPEEKLSILENGLLGERVKDYLDLTLGVDSFNNIFVVNAEKGDNLYYLAKEYNVPLDLLLKMNKHIENPDLIYPNEKIYVPKRSSYAVNYPAYFYYISNISYQANKERKEDITRLVFRAYQLTSEKSHVPYPEDYEIFMEGIEIQDYQQKVTAQAKEIKTQDQKINEIEAKYNELMKELEELKSNLDKDSEKNNSNDILLEGNNYENYDPAKDPLTY, from the coding sequence GTGAAGAATAAGTATGGAGTGGTAATTTGTTTAGTAATATCTATTTTCTTTAGTAGTTCAATTATCTTTGCTAGTGAGTTGCCTTTTGAAAAGTATAAGGAAGGATTAATGTCCTTTGAAAATCAAGACTGGGCAGAGGCTGACCAATATTTTGATGAGATTATTTTGGAAGATTTATCTTACTCTGAATATTTAGCAAAATCTCTTTATTTGAAGACGATTTTATTGGCTGCGGAGATAGATAGAGATGTACAGTTACAGAAGGTTTTTGCAAGTGGTGAGAAAGCAGTCTCTTTTAAAGATAAAGAGCTTAAAAAGAAGTTGAAGAACAAAACCAATGATTATGAGTTATCTGCTAAAAGGAAGGTGGATACACTGATTGGATTGGCAAATTATTTATTAGCCAATCTTCCACCATTAAACATGGAGATTGATTTTATCAATAATAGATGGGATTATAACCCAGAGTGGCTTAATACTATTAAAAAGGGTAAGATGATTCCAGAAGAGAAATTAAGTATATTAGAGAATGGACTTTTAGGCGAGAGAGTTAAGGATTATCTAGATTTAACTTTGGGGGTAGATTCCTTTAATAATATCTTTGTAGTGAATGCTGAAAAAGGAGATAACTTATATTACTTAGCCAAGGAGTACAATGTTCCTTTAGATTTATTATTAAAGATGAATAAACATATTGAAAACCCTGATTTAATTTATCCAAATGAAAAGATATATGTTCCTAAGCGTAGTAGTTATGCTGTTAATTATCCAGCTTATTTCTATTATATATCTAATATCTCTTATCAAGCCAATAAGGAGCGCAAAGAAGATATTACTAGGTTGGTCTTTAGGGCATATCAACTGACCAGTGAAAAATCACATGTTCCTTACCCAGAGGATTATGAGATATTTATGGAGGGAATAGAGATTCAAGATTATCAACAGAAGGTTACAGCACAAGCAAAAGAGATTAAAACACAAGATCAAAAAATTAATGAAATAGAAGCAAAATATAATGAACTAATGAAAGAACTAGAAGAGTTAAAGTCTAATTTAGATAAAGATAGTGAGAAGAATAACAGTAATGATATTTTATTAGAAGGTAATAATTATGAAAATTATGACCCTGCTAAAGACCCTTTGACTTATTAA